A genomic stretch from Megalobrama amblycephala isolate DHTTF-2021 linkage group LG22, ASM1881202v1, whole genome shotgun sequence includes:
- the klhl14 gene encoding kelch-like protein 14 isoform X1: MRCFQNAYASVPCSVVHQWHYLLAGGVRSPEVMSRSGDRTSTFDPTHSDTLLHGLNLLWRKQLFCDVTLTAQGQQFHCHRAVLASCSQYFRSLFSTHMLSREDGLAAKDQGSSGTPSSSPDDKLLPSPRSTINNLVLQGCSSIGLRLVLEYLYTANVTLSLDTVEEVLSVSKILNIPQITKLSVQFLNDQISVQNYKQICKIAALHGLDETKKLANKYLVEDVLLLNFEEMCAMLDALPPPVESELALFQMSVLWLEHDRETRMHYAPDLMKRLRFALIPAPELVERVQSVDFMRTDPVCQKLLLDAMNYHLMPFRQHCRQTTASRIRSNKRMLLLVGGLPPGPDRLPSNLVQYYDDEKKTWKILTIMPYNSAHHCVVEVENFLLLLGGEDQWNPNGKHSTNFVSRYDPRFNSWIQLPPMQERRASFFACCLDKHLYVVGGRNETGYLSSVEAYNLETNEWNYVSSLPQPLAAHAGAVHNGKIYISGGVHNGEYVSWLYCYDPVMDVWARKQDMNTKRAIHALAGMNDRLYAIGGNHLKGFSHLDVMLVECYDPKADQWNILQTPILEGRSGPGCAVLDDSIYLVGGYSWSMGAYKSSTICYSPEKGTWTEMEGEVAEPLAGPACATVILPACLPFNK, from the exons ATGAGATGCTTTCAGAATGCATATGCTTCAGTTCCATGCAGTGTAGTGCACCAATGGCATTATTTACTCGCAGGAGGTGTGCGCAGCCCCGAAGTCATGTCCAGATCGGGTGACCGAACCTCCACGTTTGACCCGACTCACAGCGACACTCTGCTGCACGGTCTCAACCTGCTGTGGAGGAAGCAGCTCTTCTGCGATGTGACTCTCACGGCGCAGGGACAGCAGTTCCACTGCCACAGAGCCGTGCTGGCGTCCTGCTCGCAGTACTTCAGGTCCCTGTTCTCCACGCACATGCTGAGCAGAGAAGACGGGCTGGCGGCGAAGGACCAAGGCAGCAGCGGCACCCCGTCCTCCTCCCCCGACGACAAGCTCCTGCCCAGCCCGCGCTCCACCATCAACAACCTGGTTCTGCAGGGCTGCTCCTCCATCGGTCTGCGGCTGGTGCTGGAGTACCTCTACACGGCCAACGTCACCCTCTCCCTGGACACGGTGGAGGAGGTGCTCTCCGTCAGCAAGATCCTCAACATCCCCCAGATCACCAAACTCAGCGTGCAGTTCCTCAACGACCAGATCTCGGTGCAAAACTACAAGCAGATCTGCAAGATCGCAGCTCTGCACGGGCTGGACGAGACCAAGAAGCTCGCCAACAAGTACCTGGTGGAGGACGTGCTCCTCTTGAACTTTGAGGAGATGTGCGCCATGCTGGACGCCCTGCCTCCGCCCGTGGAGTCGGAGCTGGCGCTCTTTCAGATGTCCGTGCTGTGGTTGGAGCACGACAGGGAGACCAGGATGCACTACGCTCCCGACCTGATGAAGCGCCTGCGTTTCGCCCTCATCCCTGCCCCGGAGCTGGTGGAGAGGGTGCAGTCGGTGGACTTTATGAGGACTGACCCCGTGTGCCAGAAACTGCTCCTGGATGCCATGAACTACCACCTGATGCCCTTCAGACAGCACTGCAGACAGACCACGGCCAGCAG GATTCGCTCAAACAAACGGATGCTCCTGTTGGTTGGGGGCCTGCCTCCGGGTCCCGACCGCCTCCCTAGTAATCTGGTTCAGTACTACGACGACGAAAAGAAGACATGGAAAATCCTTACAA TAATGCCGTATAACAGCGCCCATCACTGTGTCGTTGAGGTGGAGAACTTCCTGCTTTTATTGGGTGGAGAAGACCAGTGGAACCCAAATG GCAAACACAGCACTAACTTTGTAAGTCGGTATGATCCGAGATTCAATAGCTGGATACAACTACCGCCCATGCAGGAGAG GAGAGCGAGTTTCTTCGCTTGCTGCCTGGATAAGCACTTGTATGTTGTTGGGGGAAGGAACGAGACAGGTTATCTGTCTAGTGTCGAAGCCTATAACCTTGAGACAAACGAATGGAATTACGTTTCGTCTCTTCCACAGCCGCTGGCTGCACATGCAGGCGCCGTGCACAATGGGAAAATATACATCTCAG GTGGGGTTCACAATGGCGAATATGTGTCTTGGCTATACTGCTACGACCCCGTGATGGACGTGTGGGCTCGGAAACAGGACATGAACACTAAGCGAGCCATACACGCTCTTGCAGGCATGAACGACCGCCTCTACGCTATTGGGGGCAACCACTTAAAGG GATTCTCTCATCTGGATGTGATGCTGGTTGAATGCTATGACCCTAAAGCAGATCAGTGGAATATCCTGCAAACGCCCATCTTGGAGGGACGCAGCGGGCCTGGATGTGCTGTTCTTGATGACAGTATTTACTTGGTTGGGGGCTACAGTTGGAGCATG GGGGCATACAAGTCATCCACCATTTGTTACAGTCCAGAGAAAGGCACATGGACAGAAATGGAAGGAGAGGTGGCTGAACCTCTAGCCGGGCCGGCCTGTGCCACGGTCATACTGCCGGCCTGTTTACCGTTTAACAAATAA
- the klhl14 gene encoding kelch-like protein 14 isoform X2: MQKGGVRSPEVMSRSGDRTSTFDPTHSDTLLHGLNLLWRKQLFCDVTLTAQGQQFHCHRAVLASCSQYFRSLFSTHMLSREDGLAAKDQGSSGTPSSSPDDKLLPSPRSTINNLVLQGCSSIGLRLVLEYLYTANVTLSLDTVEEVLSVSKILNIPQITKLSVQFLNDQISVQNYKQICKIAALHGLDETKKLANKYLVEDVLLLNFEEMCAMLDALPPPVESELALFQMSVLWLEHDRETRMHYAPDLMKRLRFALIPAPELVERVQSVDFMRTDPVCQKLLLDAMNYHLMPFRQHCRQTTASRIRSNKRMLLLVGGLPPGPDRLPSNLVQYYDDEKKTWKILTIMPYNSAHHCVVEVENFLLLLGGEDQWNPNGKHSTNFVSRYDPRFNSWIQLPPMQERRASFFACCLDKHLYVVGGRNETGYLSSVEAYNLETNEWNYVSSLPQPLAAHAGAVHNGKIYISGGVHNGEYVSWLYCYDPVMDVWARKQDMNTKRAIHALAGMNDRLYAIGGNHLKGFSHLDVMLVECYDPKADQWNILQTPILEGRSGPGCAVLDDSIYLVGGYSWSMGAYKSSTICYSPEKGTWTEMEGEVAEPLAGPACATVILPACLPFNK, translated from the exons GAGGTGTGCGCAGCCCCGAAGTCATGTCCAGATCGGGTGACCGAACCTCCACGTTTGACCCGACTCACAGCGACACTCTGCTGCACGGTCTCAACCTGCTGTGGAGGAAGCAGCTCTTCTGCGATGTGACTCTCACGGCGCAGGGACAGCAGTTCCACTGCCACAGAGCCGTGCTGGCGTCCTGCTCGCAGTACTTCAGGTCCCTGTTCTCCACGCACATGCTGAGCAGAGAAGACGGGCTGGCGGCGAAGGACCAAGGCAGCAGCGGCACCCCGTCCTCCTCCCCCGACGACAAGCTCCTGCCCAGCCCGCGCTCCACCATCAACAACCTGGTTCTGCAGGGCTGCTCCTCCATCGGTCTGCGGCTGGTGCTGGAGTACCTCTACACGGCCAACGTCACCCTCTCCCTGGACACGGTGGAGGAGGTGCTCTCCGTCAGCAAGATCCTCAACATCCCCCAGATCACCAAACTCAGCGTGCAGTTCCTCAACGACCAGATCTCGGTGCAAAACTACAAGCAGATCTGCAAGATCGCAGCTCTGCACGGGCTGGACGAGACCAAGAAGCTCGCCAACAAGTACCTGGTGGAGGACGTGCTCCTCTTGAACTTTGAGGAGATGTGCGCCATGCTGGACGCCCTGCCTCCGCCCGTGGAGTCGGAGCTGGCGCTCTTTCAGATGTCCGTGCTGTGGTTGGAGCACGACAGGGAGACCAGGATGCACTACGCTCCCGACCTGATGAAGCGCCTGCGTTTCGCCCTCATCCCTGCCCCGGAGCTGGTGGAGAGGGTGCAGTCGGTGGACTTTATGAGGACTGACCCCGTGTGCCAGAAACTGCTCCTGGATGCCATGAACTACCACCTGATGCCCTTCAGACAGCACTGCAGACAGACCACGGCCAGCAG GATTCGCTCAAACAAACGGATGCTCCTGTTGGTTGGGGGCCTGCCTCCGGGTCCCGACCGCCTCCCTAGTAATCTGGTTCAGTACTACGACGACGAAAAGAAGACATGGAAAATCCTTACAA TAATGCCGTATAACAGCGCCCATCACTGTGTCGTTGAGGTGGAGAACTTCCTGCTTTTATTGGGTGGAGAAGACCAGTGGAACCCAAATG GCAAACACAGCACTAACTTTGTAAGTCGGTATGATCCGAGATTCAATAGCTGGATACAACTACCGCCCATGCAGGAGAG GAGAGCGAGTTTCTTCGCTTGCTGCCTGGATAAGCACTTGTATGTTGTTGGGGGAAGGAACGAGACAGGTTATCTGTCTAGTGTCGAAGCCTATAACCTTGAGACAAACGAATGGAATTACGTTTCGTCTCTTCCACAGCCGCTGGCTGCACATGCAGGCGCCGTGCACAATGGGAAAATATACATCTCAG GTGGGGTTCACAATGGCGAATATGTGTCTTGGCTATACTGCTACGACCCCGTGATGGACGTGTGGGCTCGGAAACAGGACATGAACACTAAGCGAGCCATACACGCTCTTGCAGGCATGAACGACCGCCTCTACGCTATTGGGGGCAACCACTTAAAGG GATTCTCTCATCTGGATGTGATGCTGGTTGAATGCTATGACCCTAAAGCAGATCAGTGGAATATCCTGCAAACGCCCATCTTGGAGGGACGCAGCGGGCCTGGATGTGCTGTTCTTGATGACAGTATTTACTTGGTTGGGGGCTACAGTTGGAGCATG GGGGCATACAAGTCATCCACCATTTGTTACAGTCCAGAGAAAGGCACATGGACAGAAATGGAAGGAGAGGTGGCTGAACCTCTAGCCGGGCCGGCCTGTGCCACGGTCATACTGCCGGCCTGTTTACCGTTTAACAAATAA
- the klhl14 gene encoding kelch-like protein 14 isoform X4 codes for MSRSGDRTSTFDPTHSDTLLHGLNLLWRKQLFCDVTLTAQGQQFHCHRAVLASCSQYFRSLFSTHMLSREDGLAAKDQGSSGTPSSSPDDKLLPSPRSTINNLVLQGCSSIGLRLVLEYLYTANVTLSLDTVEEVLSVSKILNIPQITKLSVQFLNDQISVQNYKQICKIAALHGLDETKKLANKYLVEDVLLLNFEEMCAMLDALPPPVESELALFQMSVLWLEHDRETRMHYAPDLMKRLRFALIPAPELVERVQSVDFMRTDPVCQKLLLDAMNYHLMPFRQHCRQTTASRIRSNKRMLLLVGGLPPGPDRLPSNLVQYYDDEKKTWKILTIMPYNSAHHCVVEVENFLLLLGGEDQWNPNGKHSTNFVSRYDPRFNSWIQLPPMQERRASFFACCLDKHLYVVGGRNETGYLSSVEAYNLETNEWNYVSSLPQPLAAHAGAVHNGKIYISGGVHNGEYVSWLYCYDPVMDVWARKQDMNTKRAIHALAGMNDRLYAIGGNHLKGFSHLDVMLVECYDPKADQWNILQTPILEGRSGPGCAVLDDSIYLVGGYSWSMGAYKSSTICYSPEKGTWTEMEGEVAEPLAGPACATVILPACLPFNK; via the exons ATGTCCAGATCGGGTGACCGAACCTCCACGTTTGACCCGACTCACAGCGACACTCTGCTGCACGGTCTCAACCTGCTGTGGAGGAAGCAGCTCTTCTGCGATGTGACTCTCACGGCGCAGGGACAGCAGTTCCACTGCCACAGAGCCGTGCTGGCGTCCTGCTCGCAGTACTTCAGGTCCCTGTTCTCCACGCACATGCTGAGCAGAGAAGACGGGCTGGCGGCGAAGGACCAAGGCAGCAGCGGCACCCCGTCCTCCTCCCCCGACGACAAGCTCCTGCCCAGCCCGCGCTCCACCATCAACAACCTGGTTCTGCAGGGCTGCTCCTCCATCGGTCTGCGGCTGGTGCTGGAGTACCTCTACACGGCCAACGTCACCCTCTCCCTGGACACGGTGGAGGAGGTGCTCTCCGTCAGCAAGATCCTCAACATCCCCCAGATCACCAAACTCAGCGTGCAGTTCCTCAACGACCAGATCTCGGTGCAAAACTACAAGCAGATCTGCAAGATCGCAGCTCTGCACGGGCTGGACGAGACCAAGAAGCTCGCCAACAAGTACCTGGTGGAGGACGTGCTCCTCTTGAACTTTGAGGAGATGTGCGCCATGCTGGACGCCCTGCCTCCGCCCGTGGAGTCGGAGCTGGCGCTCTTTCAGATGTCCGTGCTGTGGTTGGAGCACGACAGGGAGACCAGGATGCACTACGCTCCCGACCTGATGAAGCGCCTGCGTTTCGCCCTCATCCCTGCCCCGGAGCTGGTGGAGAGGGTGCAGTCGGTGGACTTTATGAGGACTGACCCCGTGTGCCAGAAACTGCTCCTGGATGCCATGAACTACCACCTGATGCCCTTCAGACAGCACTGCAGACAGACCACGGCCAGCAG GATTCGCTCAAACAAACGGATGCTCCTGTTGGTTGGGGGCCTGCCTCCGGGTCCCGACCGCCTCCCTAGTAATCTGGTTCAGTACTACGACGACGAAAAGAAGACATGGAAAATCCTTACAA TAATGCCGTATAACAGCGCCCATCACTGTGTCGTTGAGGTGGAGAACTTCCTGCTTTTATTGGGTGGAGAAGACCAGTGGAACCCAAATG GCAAACACAGCACTAACTTTGTAAGTCGGTATGATCCGAGATTCAATAGCTGGATACAACTACCGCCCATGCAGGAGAG GAGAGCGAGTTTCTTCGCTTGCTGCCTGGATAAGCACTTGTATGTTGTTGGGGGAAGGAACGAGACAGGTTATCTGTCTAGTGTCGAAGCCTATAACCTTGAGACAAACGAATGGAATTACGTTTCGTCTCTTCCACAGCCGCTGGCTGCACATGCAGGCGCCGTGCACAATGGGAAAATATACATCTCAG GTGGGGTTCACAATGGCGAATATGTGTCTTGGCTATACTGCTACGACCCCGTGATGGACGTGTGGGCTCGGAAACAGGACATGAACACTAAGCGAGCCATACACGCTCTTGCAGGCATGAACGACCGCCTCTACGCTATTGGGGGCAACCACTTAAAGG GATTCTCTCATCTGGATGTGATGCTGGTTGAATGCTATGACCCTAAAGCAGATCAGTGGAATATCCTGCAAACGCCCATCTTGGAGGGACGCAGCGGGCCTGGATGTGCTGTTCTTGATGACAGTATTTACTTGGTTGGGGGCTACAGTTGGAGCATG GGGGCATACAAGTCATCCACCATTTGTTACAGTCCAGAGAAAGGCACATGGACAGAAATGGAAGGAGAGGTGGCTGAACCTCTAGCCGGGCCGGCCTGTGCCACGGTCATACTGCCGGCCTGTTTACCGTTTAACAAATAA
- the klhl14 gene encoding kelch-like protein 14 isoform X3 — translation MGGVRSPEVMSRSGDRTSTFDPTHSDTLLHGLNLLWRKQLFCDVTLTAQGQQFHCHRAVLASCSQYFRSLFSTHMLSREDGLAAKDQGSSGTPSSSPDDKLLPSPRSTINNLVLQGCSSIGLRLVLEYLYTANVTLSLDTVEEVLSVSKILNIPQITKLSVQFLNDQISVQNYKQICKIAALHGLDETKKLANKYLVEDVLLLNFEEMCAMLDALPPPVESELALFQMSVLWLEHDRETRMHYAPDLMKRLRFALIPAPELVERVQSVDFMRTDPVCQKLLLDAMNYHLMPFRQHCRQTTASRIRSNKRMLLLVGGLPPGPDRLPSNLVQYYDDEKKTWKILTIMPYNSAHHCVVEVENFLLLLGGEDQWNPNGKHSTNFVSRYDPRFNSWIQLPPMQERRASFFACCLDKHLYVVGGRNETGYLSSVEAYNLETNEWNYVSSLPQPLAAHAGAVHNGKIYISGGVHNGEYVSWLYCYDPVMDVWARKQDMNTKRAIHALAGMNDRLYAIGGNHLKGFSHLDVMLVECYDPKADQWNILQTPILEGRSGPGCAVLDDSIYLVGGYSWSMGAYKSSTICYSPEKGTWTEMEGEVAEPLAGPACATVILPACLPFNK, via the exons ATGG GAGGTGTGCGCAGCCCCGAAGTCATGTCCAGATCGGGTGACCGAACCTCCACGTTTGACCCGACTCACAGCGACACTCTGCTGCACGGTCTCAACCTGCTGTGGAGGAAGCAGCTCTTCTGCGATGTGACTCTCACGGCGCAGGGACAGCAGTTCCACTGCCACAGAGCCGTGCTGGCGTCCTGCTCGCAGTACTTCAGGTCCCTGTTCTCCACGCACATGCTGAGCAGAGAAGACGGGCTGGCGGCGAAGGACCAAGGCAGCAGCGGCACCCCGTCCTCCTCCCCCGACGACAAGCTCCTGCCCAGCCCGCGCTCCACCATCAACAACCTGGTTCTGCAGGGCTGCTCCTCCATCGGTCTGCGGCTGGTGCTGGAGTACCTCTACACGGCCAACGTCACCCTCTCCCTGGACACGGTGGAGGAGGTGCTCTCCGTCAGCAAGATCCTCAACATCCCCCAGATCACCAAACTCAGCGTGCAGTTCCTCAACGACCAGATCTCGGTGCAAAACTACAAGCAGATCTGCAAGATCGCAGCTCTGCACGGGCTGGACGAGACCAAGAAGCTCGCCAACAAGTACCTGGTGGAGGACGTGCTCCTCTTGAACTTTGAGGAGATGTGCGCCATGCTGGACGCCCTGCCTCCGCCCGTGGAGTCGGAGCTGGCGCTCTTTCAGATGTCCGTGCTGTGGTTGGAGCACGACAGGGAGACCAGGATGCACTACGCTCCCGACCTGATGAAGCGCCTGCGTTTCGCCCTCATCCCTGCCCCGGAGCTGGTGGAGAGGGTGCAGTCGGTGGACTTTATGAGGACTGACCCCGTGTGCCAGAAACTGCTCCTGGATGCCATGAACTACCACCTGATGCCCTTCAGACAGCACTGCAGACAGACCACGGCCAGCAG GATTCGCTCAAACAAACGGATGCTCCTGTTGGTTGGGGGCCTGCCTCCGGGTCCCGACCGCCTCCCTAGTAATCTGGTTCAGTACTACGACGACGAAAAGAAGACATGGAAAATCCTTACAA TAATGCCGTATAACAGCGCCCATCACTGTGTCGTTGAGGTGGAGAACTTCCTGCTTTTATTGGGTGGAGAAGACCAGTGGAACCCAAATG GCAAACACAGCACTAACTTTGTAAGTCGGTATGATCCGAGATTCAATAGCTGGATACAACTACCGCCCATGCAGGAGAG GAGAGCGAGTTTCTTCGCTTGCTGCCTGGATAAGCACTTGTATGTTGTTGGGGGAAGGAACGAGACAGGTTATCTGTCTAGTGTCGAAGCCTATAACCTTGAGACAAACGAATGGAATTACGTTTCGTCTCTTCCACAGCCGCTGGCTGCACATGCAGGCGCCGTGCACAATGGGAAAATATACATCTCAG GTGGGGTTCACAATGGCGAATATGTGTCTTGGCTATACTGCTACGACCCCGTGATGGACGTGTGGGCTCGGAAACAGGACATGAACACTAAGCGAGCCATACACGCTCTTGCAGGCATGAACGACCGCCTCTACGCTATTGGGGGCAACCACTTAAAGG GATTCTCTCATCTGGATGTGATGCTGGTTGAATGCTATGACCCTAAAGCAGATCAGTGGAATATCCTGCAAACGCCCATCTTGGAGGGACGCAGCGGGCCTGGATGTGCTGTTCTTGATGACAGTATTTACTTGGTTGGGGGCTACAGTTGGAGCATG GGGGCATACAAGTCATCCACCATTTGTTACAGTCCAGAGAAAGGCACATGGACAGAAATGGAAGGAGAGGTGGCTGAACCTCTAGCCGGGCCGGCCTGTGCCACGGTCATACTGCCGGCCTGTTTACCGTTTAACAAATAA